One part of the Ziziphus jujuba cultivar Dongzao chromosome 2, ASM3175591v1 genome encodes these proteins:
- the LOC107419201 gene encoding two-component response regulator-like APRR1 isoform X1 translates to MEKGKQIDMSSRHYGCISFDKTNNFSAYIDCSKLKILLCDPDAESCKEITKLLTNCSYQVISVRSAMEVIDALNSEGSYIDLILTAIDLPIETSMKMLKYIMQDKDFQHIPVIMMPTGDEFFLIHKFLKLGATDYLVKPLCKNEILNLWMHVRRQRGVRHGLPQKNIVNYGFGQLVSNEANMSNSLFLVTDNKLLQTTTHHTSVLSKNQ, encoded by the exons atgGAGAAGGGCAAGCAGATTGACATGAGCAGCAGGCATTATGGTTGTATCAGCTTTGataaaaccaacaactttagcGCTTACATTGATTGTAGTAAGCTGAAAATTTTGCTGTGTGACCCTGATGCTGAAAGCTGTAAAGAGATCACCAAGTTACTGACAAATTGCTCCTATCAAG TAATTTCAGTTAGATCAGCTATGGAGGTGATTGATGCTCTGAATTCTGAAGGGTCGTACATTGACCTCATACTAACTGCAATTGACCTTCCTATAGAGACAAGCATGAAGATGTTGAAATACATAATGCAGGATAAAGATTTCCAACACATTCCAGTAATCA TGATGCCAACAGGAGATGAATTCTTTCTTATTCACAAATTCCTCAAACTTGGTGCAACTGATTATCTGGTAAAGCCCTTGTGCAAAAATGAGATATTAAACTTGTGGATGCACGTGAGGAGGCAGCGGGGAGTG AGGCATGGACTTCCCCAGAAGAATATTGTAAACTATGGCTTCGGTCAGCTGGTATCAAATGAAGCCAATATGAGCAACAGCTTGTTCTTAGTCACAGATAACaagcttcttcagactacaactCACCACACAAGTGTTTTGTCAAAAAATCAGTGA
- the LOC107419201 gene encoding two-component response regulator-like APRR1 isoform X2, whose amino-acid sequence MEKGKQIDMSSRHYGCISFDKTNNFSAYIDCSKLKILLCDPDAESCKEITKLLTNCSYQVISVRSAMEVIDALNSEGSYIDLILTAIDLPIETSMKMLKYIMQDKDFQHIPVIMMPTGDEFFLIHKFLKLGATDYLRHGLPQKNIVNYGFGQLVSNEANMSNSLFLVTDNKLLQTTTHHTSVLSKNQ is encoded by the exons atgGAGAAGGGCAAGCAGATTGACATGAGCAGCAGGCATTATGGTTGTATCAGCTTTGataaaaccaacaactttagcGCTTACATTGATTGTAGTAAGCTGAAAATTTTGCTGTGTGACCCTGATGCTGAAAGCTGTAAAGAGATCACCAAGTTACTGACAAATTGCTCCTATCAAG TAATTTCAGTTAGATCAGCTATGGAGGTGATTGATGCTCTGAATTCTGAAGGGTCGTACATTGACCTCATACTAACTGCAATTGACCTTCCTATAGAGACAAGCATGAAGATGTTGAAATACATAATGCAGGATAAAGATTTCCAACACATTCCAGTAATCA TGATGCCAACAGGAGATGAATTCTTTCTTATTCACAAATTCCTCAAACTTGGTGCAACTGATTATCTG AGGCATGGACTTCCCCAGAAGAATATTGTAAACTATGGCTTCGGTCAGCTGGTATCAAATGAAGCCAATATGAGCAACAGCTTGTTCTTAGTCACAGATAACaagcttcttcagactacaactCACCACACAAGTGTTTTGTCAAAAAATCAGTGA
- the LOC107419201 gene encoding two-component response regulator-like APRR1 isoform X3: MTLEACFDTVISVRSAMEVIDALNSEGSYIDLILTAIDLPIETSMKMLKYIMQDKDFQHIPVIMMPTGDEFFLIHKFLKLGATDYLVKPLCKNEILNLWMHVRRQRGVRHGLPQKNIVNYGFGQLVSNEANMSNSLFLVTDNKLLQTTTHHTSVLSKNQ; encoded by the exons ATGACTCTAGAAGCCTGTTTTGATACAGTAATTTCAGTTAGATCAGCTATGGAGGTGATTGATGCTCTGAATTCTGAAGGGTCGTACATTGACCTCATACTAACTGCAATTGACCTTCCTATAGAGACAAGCATGAAGATGTTGAAATACATAATGCAGGATAAAGATTTCCAACACATTCCAGTAATCA TGATGCCAACAGGAGATGAATTCTTTCTTATTCACAAATTCCTCAAACTTGGTGCAACTGATTATCTGGTAAAGCCCTTGTGCAAAAATGAGATATTAAACTTGTGGATGCACGTGAGGAGGCAGCGGGGAGTG AGGCATGGACTTCCCCAGAAGAATATTGTAAACTATGGCTTCGGTCAGCTGGTATCAAATGAAGCCAATATGAGCAACAGCTTGTTCTTAGTCACAGATAACaagcttcttcagactacaactCACCACACAAGTGTTTTGTCAAAAAATCAGTGA